From a region of the uncultured Jannaschia sp. genome:
- a CDS encoding GNAT family N-acetyltransferase, with protein MKIDQMAALHAACFHGPARWSDAAFAAAVSDPLCFVLAERETGFLLGRTVADEAELLTLAVDPDHRRAGLGQSLLARFEDTARTRGADAAFLEVAADNAPARALYDGAGWQLAGQRTGYYGGVDALTLRKTL; from the coding sequence ATGAAGATCGACCAAATGGCCGCGCTGCACGCGGCCTGCTTCCACGGACCTGCGCGATGGTCGGACGCGGCCTTTGCCGCGGCCGTCAGCGATCCGCTCTGCTTCGTGCTGGCCGAGAGGGAGACGGGGTTCCTTCTGGGACGGACGGTGGCCGACGAGGCGGAGCTCCTGACGCTCGCGGTCGACCCGGATCACCGGCGCGCGGGGCTCGGCCAGTCGCTGCTGGCCCGGTTCGAGGACACGGCCCGCACGCGCGGCGCAGATGCCGCCTTTCTCGAGGTCGCGGCCGACAATGCCCCCGCCCGCGCGCTCTATGACGGGGCCGGCTGGCAGCTCGCGGGTCAACGGACCGGCTATTATGGAGGCGTCGACGCCCTGACGCTCCGCAAGACCCTCTGA
- a CDS encoding BMP family ABC transporter substrate-binding protein translates to MTFTKQLMGAAATLALTAGMGFAQDAEPGLIIDLGGKFDKSFNESAFNGAQRWVEETGGEYAETELANEAQREQTMRRMAERGANPVVVLGFANASTLEVVAPDYPETDFVIVDMVVDQPNVKSIVFSEHEGSYLVGMMAAMASETGTVSFVGGMDVPLISKFACGYAQGAKAVNPDMNVIVNMTGTTPSAWNDPVKGAELTRSQISQGSDVVFAAAGGTGIGVLQAAADEGIKAIGVDSNQNYLHPGSILTSMVKRVDNAVYDSFTQAAAGELESGISVMGLENEGVGYAMDENNADLVTAEMQAAVDEAKAQIIAGEIMVHDYLSDNSCPAF, encoded by the coding sequence ATGACCTTCACCAAGCAACTGATGGGCGCCGCGGCGACCCTCGCCCTGACCGCCGGCATGGGCTTCGCCCAGGATGCCGAGCCCGGCCTGATCATCGACCTGGGCGGCAAGTTCGACAAGTCGTTCAACGAAAGCGCGTTCAACGGCGCCCAGCGCTGGGTCGAAGAGACGGGCGGCGAGTATGCCGAGACGGAGCTCGCCAACGAAGCGCAGCGCGAGCAGACCATGCGCCGCATGGCAGAGCGGGGCGCGAACCCGGTCGTCGTCCTCGGCTTCGCCAACGCCTCGACGCTGGAGGTGGTCGCCCCCGACTATCCCGAGACCGATTTCGTGATCGTGGACATGGTCGTCGACCAGCCCAACGTGAAGTCCATCGTCTTCTCCGAGCACGAGGGCAGCTACCTCGTCGGCATGATGGCCGCGATGGCCTCCGAGACGGGCACCGTGTCCTTCGTCGGCGGCATGGACGTTCCGCTCATCTCCAAGTTCGCCTGCGGTTATGCCCAAGGCGCCAAGGCGGTGAACCCGGACATGAACGTCATCGTCAACATGACCGGCACGACGCCCAGCGCCTGGAACGACCCGGTGAAGGGCGCCGAGCTGACGCGCAGCCAGATCAGCCAGGGATCCGACGTGGTCTTCGCGGCCGCCGGCGGCACCGGGATCGGTGTCCTGCAGGCCGCTGCGGACGAGGGCATCAAGGCGATCGGCGTCGACTCGAACCAGAACTACCTGCACCCCGGTTCGATCCTGACTTCGATGGTCAAGCGCGTGGACAACGCCGTCTATGACAGCTTCACCCAAGCCGCCGCGGGCGAGCTGGAATCGGGCATTTCGGTCATGGGCCTCGAGAACGAGGGCGTCGGCTACGCCATGGACGAGAACAACGCCGATCTCGTGACTGCCGAAATGCAGGCCGCCGTGGACGAGGCCAAGGCCCAGATCATCGCGGGCGAGATCATGGTCCACGACTACCTGTCGGATAACAGCTGCCCGGCCTTCTGA
- a CDS encoding ABC transporter ATP-binding protein, which yields MTPQTQSQSQTSEPPLAIELRGISKAFGPVQANKDISIQVKRGSIHGIIGENGAGKSTLMSILYGFYKADAGEVFIGGRKTEIPDSQAAIDAGIGMVFQHFKLVENFTVLENVILGAEDGGLLKPSLAKARKLLKQLADDYEMDVDPDAIIEELGVGQQQRVEILKALYREADILILDEPTGVLTPAEADHLFRILKGLRDEGKTIILITHKLREIMEVTDTVSVMRRGEMTATVKTAETSPEALAELMVGRKVLLRVDKVPATPGEVVLEVEGLRVVDALGVERLRGIDLQLRRGEVLGIAGVAGNGQSELLEVLGGYANGTGTIRMNGQVLDITGNASDARTRRDRGIAHVPEDRQREGLIMDYRAWENVGFGYHHDPRFSSRIFMDNAAMRRDCEEKMERFDVRPPDPTLAAKNFSGGNQQKIVLAREIERNPDLLLIGQPTRGVDIGAIEFIHQQIIALRDQGKAILLVSVELDEIMALSDRIAVMFDGRIMGERLPSETDQGELGLLMAGMEGRAA from the coding sequence ATGACCCCGCAGACCCAGTCCCAGAGCCAGACATCCGAGCCGCCCCTCGCGATCGAGCTGCGCGGCATCTCCAAGGCGTTCGGGCCCGTTCAGGCCAACAAGGACATCTCGATCCAGGTCAAGCGTGGCTCGATCCACGGGATCATCGGCGAGAACGGGGCGGGGAAATCGACGCTGATGTCGATCCTCTACGGCTTCTACAAGGCGGATGCGGGCGAGGTCTTCATCGGCGGCAGGAAGACCGAGATCCCCGACAGCCAAGCCGCGATCGACGCGGGCATCGGCATGGTCTTCCAGCATTTCAAACTGGTCGAGAACTTCACCGTTCTGGAAAACGTGATCCTCGGGGCCGAGGATGGCGGCCTTCTGAAGCCGTCGCTGGCCAAGGCGCGCAAGCTGCTGAAGCAGCTCGCAGACGATTACGAGATGGATGTCGATCCCGACGCCATCATCGAGGAGCTGGGCGTCGGCCAGCAGCAGCGGGTCGAGATCCTGAAGGCGCTCTACCGCGAGGCGGATATCCTGATCCTCGACGAGCCGACCGGCGTGCTGACCCCCGCCGAGGCCGACCACCTCTTCCGCATCCTCAAGGGGCTGCGCGACGAGGGGAAGACGATCATCCTGATTACGCACAAGCTGCGCGAGATCATGGAGGTGACGGACACCGTCAGCGTCATGCGGCGCGGCGAGATGACCGCCACCGTCAAGACCGCCGAGACCTCGCCCGAGGCGCTGGCCGAGCTGATGGTGGGGCGCAAGGTCCTGCTCCGCGTCGACAAGGTACCCGCGACACCGGGCGAGGTCGTGCTCGAGGTCGAGGGGTTGCGCGTGGTCGATGCGCTGGGCGTCGAGCGGCTGCGCGGCATCGACCTGCAACTCCGGCGCGGCGAGGTGCTGGGCATCGCGGGCGTCGCGGGCAACGGCCAGTCGGAATTGCTCGAGGTGCTGGGCGGCTATGCCAACGGCACCGGCACGATCCGCATGAACGGACAGGTGCTCGACATCACCGGCAACGCGTCGGACGCGCGGACCCGGCGCGATCGGGGCATCGCCCACGTCCCCGAGGACCGCCAGCGCGAGGGTCTCATCATGGACTACCGCGCCTGGGAGAACGTGGGCTTCGGCTACCACCACGATCCCCGCTTCAGCTCGCGCATCTTCATGGACAACGCCGCCATGCGCCGCGACTGCGAGGAGAAGATGGAGCGGTTCGACGTCCGCCCGCCCGACCCGACGCTGGCGGCCAAGAACTTCTCGGGCGGCAACCAGCAGAAGATCGTCCTCGCCCGTGAGATCGAGCGAAATCCCGACCTCCTTCTGATCGGCCAGCCGACGCGCGGCGTCGATATCGGCGCCATCGAGTTCATCCATCAGCAGATTATCGCGCTCCGCGACCAGGGGAAGGCGATCCTTCTGGTCTCGGTCGAGCTCGACGAGATCATGGCCCTTTCGGACCGCATAGCGGTGATGTTCGACGGCCGCATCATGGGCGAACGCCTGCCGTCGGAGACCGATCAGGGCGAACTGGGCCTCCTGATGGCGGGCATGGAAGGGCGCGCAGCATGA
- a CDS encoding ABC transporter permease, which translates to MNDTLPKWVDILLIPLINLLLALIVSGLVVALIGKDPFEALYILVDGSVGSAYGWGYTLFYTTNFIFTGLGVAVAFHARLFNIGGEGQAALGGLGTALVLLAVPWPHWTIGLAAACVGAAVFGAAWAAIPAYLQAKRGSHIVITTIMFNFIASALMVYLLSNVLLVPGAGGSPETARFAEAVRLPNAYDVAPWLGFSRSTPLNVSFFLAIAACVFVWALIWRTRLGYEIRAFGHSEPAAVYAGISPVRITMIAMLISGGLIGLMAINSVMGEAERLVIDPVQGAGFVGIAVALMGRSHPAGVFLAALLFGALYQGGGELTFEMNGMTREIILVIQALVILFTGALDNMVRLPMERMFHAARRSPEPPAPTTPLEAGGHPERGKAEP; encoded by the coding sequence ATGAACGACACGCTTCCCAAGTGGGTCGACATCCTGTTGATCCCGCTGATCAACCTGCTGCTCGCGCTGATCGTGTCGGGCCTCGTCGTGGCGCTGATCGGGAAGGACCCGTTCGAGGCGCTCTACATCCTTGTCGACGGCTCGGTCGGGTCGGCCTATGGCTGGGGCTACACGCTCTTCTACACAACGAATTTCATCTTCACCGGCCTCGGCGTCGCGGTCGCGTTCCACGCGCGGCTCTTCAACATCGGCGGCGAGGGGCAGGCGGCGCTGGGCGGGCTCGGAACCGCGCTGGTGCTGCTCGCGGTGCCATGGCCGCATTGGACGATCGGCCTTGCGGCGGCCTGCGTCGGCGCCGCGGTATTCGGCGCGGCCTGGGCCGCGATCCCGGCCTATCTTCAGGCCAAGCGCGGCAGCCACATCGTCATCACGACGATCATGTTCAACTTCATCGCCTCGGCGCTGATGGTCTATCTTCTGTCGAACGTCCTCCTTGTGCCCGGTGCCGGCGGCTCGCCCGAGACGGCGCGCTTCGCCGAGGCGGTGCGCTTGCCCAACGCCTATGACGTGGCACCGTGGCTGGGCTTCTCGCGCTCGACCCCCCTGAACGTCAGCTTCTTCCTCGCCATCGCGGCCTGCGTCTTCGTCTGGGCGCTGATCTGGCGCACACGGCTGGGCTATGAGATCCGCGCCTTCGGCCACTCGGAACCGGCGGCGGTCTATGCGGGCATCTCGCCCGTTCGTATCACGATGATCGCCATGCTGATCTCGGGCGGGCTGATCGGGCTGATGGCGATCAACTCGGTCATGGGCGAGGCCGAACGCCTCGTGATCGACCCGGTGCAGGGCGCGGGCTTCGTCGGCATCGCGGTGGCGCTGATGGGCCGGTCGCACCCGGCGGGCGTGTTCCTCGCGGCCCTTCTCTTCGGTGCGCTCTACCAGGGCGGCGGCGAGCTGACCTTCGAGATGAACGGCATGACGCGCGAGATCATCCTCGTGATCCAGGCGCTGGTGATCCTGTTCACCGGCGCGCTCGACAACATGGTCCGCCTGCCGATGGAGCGCATGTTCCACGCCGCGCGCCGCAGCCCCGAGCCCCCTGCCCCGACCACCCCGCTGGAGGCGGGCGGGCATCCCGAACGCGGGAAGGCCGAGCCATGA
- a CDS encoding ABC transporter permease, with product MNFLELIQILDSSLRLATPLLLACLAGLFSERAGIFDIGLEGKMLASAFMSAAFAYYTGNVWLGLLAGIAASMALSLIHGLASITFRGNQLISGVAINFLASGLTVVIGEAWFALGGRTPQLEGAARFREITLPFADAVRDVPILGPLYSELLSGHSALVYVALLIVPLTWWVLFRTRFGLRLRAVGENPAAVDTAGVSVVGLRYAAVMICGVLCGIAGAYLATALSAGFVKEMSAGRGFIALAALIFAKWRPWYALWACLLFGFLQTLGFRGDLIEGIVGIDIPSALLDAIPYILTVVILAGFVGRAIPPRAGGEPYVKER from the coding sequence ATGAATTTCCTCGAACTGATCCAGATCCTCGACTCGTCGCTCCGCCTCGCGACGCCGCTGTTGCTGGCGTGTCTGGCCGGGCTCTTCTCCGAGCGGGCGGGCATCTTCGACATCGGGCTCGAGGGCAAGATGCTGGCCTCGGCCTTCATGTCGGCCGCCTTCGCCTACTACACTGGCAATGTCTGGCTGGGCCTTCTGGCGGGGATCGCGGCGTCGATGGCGCTGTCGCTGATCCACGGGCTGGCCTCGATCACCTTCCGGGGCAACCAGCTGATCTCGGGGGTGGCGATCAACTTCCTCGCCTCGGGCCTCACGGTCGTGATCGGCGAGGCGTGGTTCGCGCTGGGCGGCCGGACGCCGCAGCTCGAAGGCGCAGCCCGCTTCCGCGAGATCACCCTGCCCTTCGCCGACGCAGTGCGCGACGTGCCGATCCTCGGGCCGCTCTATTCCGAACTCCTCTCGGGGCATTCGGCGCTGGTCTATGTCGCCCTCCTGATCGTGCCGCTGACCTGGTGGGTGCTGTTCCGTACGCGCTTTGGTCTGCGCCTGCGCGCGGTGGGCGAGAACCCGGCCGCAGTCGACACGGCGGGCGTCAGCGTCGTCGGCCTGCGCTATGCCGCGGTGATGATCTGTGGCGTGCTCTGCGGCATCGCGGGGGCGTATCTGGCGACCGCGCTCTCGGCGGGGTTCGTCAAGGAAATGTCGGCGGGGCGCGGCTTCATCGCGCTCGCTGCGCTGATCTTCGCCAAGTGGCGGCCGTGGTATGCGCTCTGGGCGTGTCTCCTGTTCGGATTCCTCCAGACGCTCGGCTTCCGGGGCGACCTGATCGAGGGCATCGTCGGCATCGACATACCCTCGGCCCTTCTGGACGCGATCCCCTACATCCTGACGGTGGTGATCCTCGCGGGCTTCGTCGGCCGCGCGATCCCGCCGCGCGCCGGAGGTGAACCCTATGTCAAGGAACGCTGA
- a CDS encoding purine-nucleoside phosphorylase — protein MSRNADLLALVRDRAGSEAPRYGLILGSGLGHLADRVEGVAIDYADLPGFPHAGVSGHNPKLVIGQLGGTRVAVFGGRSHYYESGRADAMRVPLEVLADLGAEGVIATNAAGSLDPDMPTGSLMLLSDHINFSGLNPLIGEPTDARFVPMGDAHDPALRAGLRDAAAAEDVELHEGVYAWYSGPSFETPAEIRAIRTLGADAVGMSTVPEVILARFLGLKAAAISTITNMAAGLSDEAISHDHTKAMAPLGAAKLEKVLTRFLA, from the coding sequence ATGTCAAGGAACGCTGACCTCCTTGCGCTCGTCCGCGACCGCGCCGGATCGGAGGCGCCGCGCTACGGCCTGATCCTCGGCTCGGGCCTGGGGCATCTCGCGGACCGGGTCGAGGGCGTGGCGATCGACTATGCCGACCTGCCCGGCTTTCCCCATGCGGGCGTCAGCGGGCACAACCCCAAGTTGGTGATCGGCCAACTCGGTGGCACCCGCGTCGCGGTGTTCGGCGGGCGGTCGCATTACTACGAGAGCGGGCGGGCCGATGCGATGCGCGTGCCGCTGGAAGTACTGGCCGATCTGGGCGCCGAGGGCGTGATCGCGACCAATGCCGCCGGATCTCTGGACCCGGACATGCCGACCGGATCCCTGATGCTCCTGTCGGACCATATCAACTTCTCGGGGCTGAACCCGTTGATCGGCGAGCCGACGGATGCGCGCTTCGTGCCGATGGGCGATGCGCACGACCCGGCCTTGCGCGCGGGTTTGCGCGACGCGGCGGCCGCCGAGGATGTCGAGCTGCACGAAGGCGTCTATGCCTGGTACTCCGGCCCCTCCTTCGAGACGCCGGCCGAGATCCGCGCGATCCGGACATTGGGTGCGGACGCAGTGGGGATGTCGACGGTGCCCGAGGTTATCCTGGCGCGGTTCCTGGGGCTGAAAGCCGCGGCCATCTCCACGATCACCAACATGGCGGCGGGCCTCTCGGACGAGGCGATCAGCCATGACCACACCAAGGCCATGGCGCCGCTCGGGGCTGCGAAGCTCGAGAAGGTGCTGACGCGGTTTCTGGCCTGA
- a CDS encoding GMC family oxidoreductase: MQVDYVIVGGGSAGCVMAARLSEDPAVSVLLLEAGGEARNPLLHLPAGLAEALGHKVADWDFATVPQPGLDNRRLRWPRGRVLGGSSGINAMCYARGDLSDYDDWGHGWSGAEALHLFKASETHSEGISQWHGDSGPLRVTRPDWAHPATRRYLQAGEQAGHARVEDFAAPLRDGVGRFDTTTHRGLRCSAARAYLPDAVRARPNLTIRTGQQVRRVGFDGRRAVAVETGSDSFEARREVILSAGAIGSPQLLMVSGVGPAAHLAEHGIGLVHDAAGVGGNLQDHLDITCMLLTRPGSAIGYAPGTLGQALRAPYDWLRGRTGLLASNLAEGNGFARSREGLEKPDIQFHFLPALGENHGETRNWGRTGVSLHACALYPRSRGRLRLASDDPAAKPVIDPNYLSDGRDLEVLVAGARMAASILSQPAFDDIRLGWHRPSEPPETDAGWKTEIRARAESIYHPVGTAAMGDVTDGDGRVAGVEGLRVVDASLMPTIVGGNTNAPVIMMAERISRRIAEAA; the protein is encoded by the coding sequence ATGCAGGTGGATTACGTGATCGTGGGCGGTGGATCGGCCGGGTGCGTGATGGCCGCGCGGCTTTCCGAGGATCCGGCGGTCTCGGTGCTCTTGCTCGAAGCGGGGGGCGAGGCGCGCAACCCGCTGCTCCATCTACCCGCCGGCCTGGCCGAGGCGCTGGGCCACAAGGTCGCCGATTGGGACTTCGCGACCGTGCCGCAGCCGGGCCTCGACAATCGCCGCCTCCGCTGGCCGCGGGGCCGGGTGCTGGGCGGCTCGTCGGGGATCAACGCGATGTGCTACGCGCGCGGCGATCTGAGCGATTACGACGATTGGGGCCACGGCTGGTCTGGGGCCGAGGCGCTGCATCTCTTCAAGGCGTCCGAAACCCATTCCGAAGGCATCTCGCAATGGCACGGCGATTCCGGGCCGCTGCGGGTGACCCGCCCGGACTGGGCGCATCCCGCCACGCGGCGATACCTTCAGGCGGGCGAACAGGCCGGGCACGCGCGGGTCGAGGACTTCGCAGCACCGCTGCGCGACGGCGTCGGGCGTTTCGACACGACGACCCATCGCGGCCTGCGCTGCTCGGCGGCGCGCGCCTACCTGCCGGACGCGGTGCGCGCGCGGCCGAACCTCACCATCCGCACGGGTCAACAGGTCCGGCGCGTGGGCTTCGACGGCCGCCGCGCCGTCGCGGTCGAGACCGGCTCGGACAGCTTCGAGGCTCGGCGCGAGGTGATCCTCTCGGCCGGTGCGATCGGCTCGCCTCAGCTCTTGATGGTCTCGGGGGTCGGCCCCGCGGCGCATCTGGCCGAGCATGGCATCGGTCTCGTCCACGATGCGGCGGGTGTGGGCGGCAACCTCCAGGACCATCTCGATATCACCTGCATGCTGCTGACCCGGCCGGGCAGCGCGATCGGCTACGCGCCCGGCACACTCGGACAGGCGTTGCGCGCGCCCTACGACTGGCTGCGCGGGCGCACCGGTCTCCTGGCGTCGAACCTCGCCGAGGGGAACGGGTTCGCCCGCTCCCGCGAGGGGCTGGAGAAGCCGGACATCCAGTTCCACTTCCTGCCTGCGCTGGGCGAGAACCACGGCGAAACCCGGAACTGGGGTCGGACGGGCGTCTCGCTCCATGCCTGCGCGCTCTATCCGCGCTCGCGCGGGCGGCTGCGGCTGGCCTCGGACGACCCGGCGGCGAAACCCGTGATTGACCCGAACTATCTCTCGGATGGGCGCGACCTCGAGGTGCTGGTGGCGGGCGCGCGGATGGCCGCGTCGATCCTGTCGCAACCCGCCTTCGACGACATCCGCCTCGGGTGGCACCGCCCGTCCGAACCGCCCGAGACCGATGCCGGATGGAAGACAGAGATCCGCGCGCGCGCGGAATCGATCTATCACCCGGTCGGAACCGCCGCGATGGGCGACGTGACGGATGGCGACGGGCGCGTCGCGGGTGTCGAGGGCCTGCGTGTGGTCGACGCGTCGCTCATGCCGACGATCGTCGGGGGCAACACCAACGCGCCGGTCATCATGATGGCCGAGCGCATCTCCCGGAGGATCGCGGAAGCCGCGTGA
- a CDS encoding sulfite exporter TauE/SafE family protein, with protein sequence MQIYLPIAEVSVNAFLLLGLGGMVGVLSGMFGVGGGFLMTPLLFMVGIPPAVAVATEANIIVASSFSGVLAHVRRKTVDFRMGTVLLIGGLVGAAIGVQVFAILREQGQVDLLVKLCYVVFLGVIGALMFIESLNAIRKARAKGPAPRTVRRQRGWIHALPLKMKFRTSGLYISVLPPLLVGLFVGVLAAIMGVGGGFIMVPAMIYLLGMPTKVVVGTSLFQIIFVTGFATLLHATTNYTVDMVLAVLLLVGGVVGAQVGTRIGTKLKAEQLRILLAGMVLLVCAKLAADLLIQPAELFSVGAESGH encoded by the coding sequence GTGCAGATCTACCTCCCCATCGCCGAAGTGTCGGTCAACGCCTTCCTGCTTCTGGGGCTGGGCGGGATGGTCGGTGTCCTCTCGGGGATGTTCGGGGTGGGCGGCGGTTTCCTGATGACGCCGCTTCTCTTCATGGTCGGCATCCCGCCCGCCGTCGCGGTCGCGACCGAAGCCAACATCATCGTCGCCTCCAGCTTCTCGGGCGTGCTGGCGCATGTGCGCCGCAAGACGGTCGATTTCCGAATGGGCACCGTTCTGCTGATCGGCGGCCTCGTGGGGGCGGCGATCGGTGTCCAGGTCTTCGCGATCCTGCGCGAGCAGGGTCAGGTCGATCTGCTGGTCAAGCTCTGCTACGTCGTGTTCCTCGGGGTCATCGGCGCGCTGATGTTCATCGAGAGCCTGAACGCCATCCGCAAGGCGCGTGCCAAGGGCCCGGCGCCCCGGACCGTGCGGCGCCAGCGGGGCTGGATCCACGCACTGCCTCTGAAGATGAAGTTCCGCACCAGCGGTCTCTATATCTCGGTGCTGCCGCCCTTGCTCGTCGGGCTCTTCGTCGGCGTTCTGGCCGCGATCATGGGCGTCGGCGGCGGGTTCATCATGGTGCCCGCGATGATCTACCTGCTGGGCATGCCCACCAAGGTCGTGGTCGGCACCTCGCTCTTCCAGATCATCTTCGTCACGGGCTTCGCCACGCTCCTGCACGCGACGACCAACTACACCGTCGATATGGTCCTCGCGGTGCTGCTGCTGGTCGGGGGCGTCGTCGGGGCGCAGGTCGGCACGCGCATCGGCACCAAGCTCAAGGCCGAGCAGTTGCGCATCCTGCTCGCGGGAATGGTCCTTCTGGTCTGCGCCAAGCTGGCCGCCGACCTCCTGATCCAACCGGCGGAGCTCTTCTCCGTCGGCGCGGAGTCGGGGCATTGA
- a CDS encoding TIGR02186 family protein, translated as MIRALLVLLALAAPAAAEEVVAALSQDRVSISTSFDGSEILVFGAVKREAPVPEGGPLGVIVTIAGPDEAVIVRRKDRRFGIWINVEGIDVERAPSFYAVASSLPLGTSLSETEDLRWSISPRRKLRAVGATDMAGDTPAFLEALLRVRQDADLYAVKEETVALRDETLFSAEIALPSDLTEGNYDTRIFLTRDGAVIDVYATSIFVQKVGLERMIYNLAHEQPLIYGLLSLFIAISAGWLASTVFRYILP; from the coding sequence TTGATCCGCGCGCTGCTCGTCCTGCTGGCGCTCGCTGCGCCCGCCGCCGCCGAGGAGGTGGTCGCGGCCCTGAGCCAGGACCGCGTGTCGATCTCGACCTCGTTCGACGGCTCGGAGATCCTCGTCTTCGGGGCGGTCAAGCGCGAGGCCCCCGTGCCCGAGGGCGGGCCGCTCGGGGTGATCGTGACGATCGCGGGACCGGACGAGGCGGTCATCGTGCGTCGCAAGGACCGCCGCTTTGGCATCTGGATCAATGTCGAGGGCATCGATGTCGAGCGCGCGCCGAGCTTCTATGCCGTCGCCTCGTCGCTGCCGCTGGGGACCTCGCTGTCGGAGACCGAGGACCTGCGTTGGAGTATCTCGCCCCGCCGCAAGCTCCGCGCGGTCGGCGCGACCGACATGGCGGGGGATACGCCCGCCTTTCTCGAGGCCCTGCTGCGGGTCCGGCAGGACGCCGATCTCTACGCGGTAAAGGAGGAGACGGTGGCCCTGCGCGACGAGACGCTGTTCTCGGCCGAGATCGCGCTGCCCTCGGACCTGACCGAAGGCAATTACGACACTCGCATCTTCCTGACGCGGGACGGGGCGGTGATCGACGTCTACGCAACATCGATCTTCGTCCAGAAGGTCGGATTGGAGCGGATGATCTACAACCTCGCCCACGAACAGCCGCTGATTTACGGGCTTCTGTCGCTCTTCATCGCGATCTCGGCGGGATGGCTCGCCTCGACGGTGTTCCGCTACATCCTGCCCTAG
- a CDS encoding SDR family oxidoreductase, whose translation MTRTILITGASSGIGAATARIFLDAGWTVGLMARRADALAEVAGDHPNAHVLPGDVTDPEACDRVTDMFTERAGRLDVLFNNAGLFVPAAPIDEVPLEDWDRAVAVNLTGMFLMARAAFRVMRAQGGGRIVNNGSISAHVPREGAVSYTVTKHAITGLTKQLALDGRALGIACGQIDIGNARTPMVEALDHAQRAAGDAGVATMDVADAARAVLHMASLPPEANVLTMTIMANAMPYVGRG comes from the coding sequence ATGACCCGCACCATTCTCATCACAGGCGCGTCGTCGGGCATCGGTGCCGCGACCGCGCGGATCTTTCTCGACGCGGGCTGGACCGTCGGCCTGATGGCGCGCCGCGCCGATGCGCTGGCCGAGGTGGCGGGCGACCATCCGAACGCCCATGTCCTGCCCGGCGACGTCACAGACCCCGAGGCCTGCGACCGCGTGACCGACATGTTCACCGAGCGCGCGGGCCGCCTCGACGTGCTCTTCAATAATGCAGGGCTGTTCGTGCCCGCCGCGCCCATCGACGAGGTGCCACTGGAGGATTGGGACCGCGCCGTCGCGGTCAACCTGACCGGCATGTTCCTGATGGCCCGCGCGGCATTCCGGGTGATGCGCGCCCAAGGCGGCGGGCGGATCGTCAACAACGGCTCGATCTCGGCCCATGTCCCGCGAGAGGGCGCGGTCAGCTACACCGTCACCAAGCACGCGATCACGGGTCTGACGAAACAGCTTGCGCTCGACGGGCGCGCGCTCGGGATCGCCTGCGGCCAGATCGACATCGGCAACGCCCGGACCCCCATGGTCGAGGCGCTGGACCACGCGCAGCGCGCGGCGGGGGACGCGGGCGTGGCGACCATGGACGTGGCCGACGCCGCCCGCGCGGTCCTCCACATGGCGAGCCTGCCGCCCGAAGCGAACGTGCTGACGATGACGATCATGGCCAACGCCATGCCCTATGTCGGTCGCGGCTAG